In Porites lutea chromosome 9, jaPorLute2.1, whole genome shotgun sequence, a single window of DNA contains:
- the LOC140947992 gene encoding tolloid-like protein 2 → MARTICLSNWNLQFFQVNVRSCSSRNSYEENMGILLKDSSGTITTPGFPQGYNYSLIGECSWKILAPAGNVVRVDFISFSLADSDYVTIADALPGWNLDQSIRRSGQKASFTVFSMGNELSINVFSLYGTSGPGFVANFTSVPTVISGTCDPKQDSIVQVDGDGLTFSTPGFPSFPGKGTCTWNITVPIGQFIKLTFWKNYGECKENYVNVFDATNSTRISLGKFCNKYFEEVVFSKGDSLLVEYNSRRKAYYNGFLATYETIKERPADYSCLGEKRFLEDDQGEFASFSYPLHYPNNAKCSWYINRPVGFIIQLTFHSFNLQQSKNCEGDYVEIRQSKDKYEWRSELIGRFCGSSLPPVIVSNQSNVFVKFVADMSKMYPGFHASYKVLANPAMGACKNPGQNNIIPLTSSSGSLFSPLYPEDYPTKIMCTWVITVPEGYLVRLRIKAFRLGYSCGSSSLKIFDGKSSSSNLLKKFCGKDYNLNVFSSGRHLLVQYDSRQEYLVGDVFFDAVFEAVDRVPASISCTERFDITRLETKTGELASYNYPLPYDDDVKCIWLIIVDSNYEITLSFDYFNLSRSSDCSDDYVEVRDGQFDSSELVGKFCGAYIPESITSDSWDMRLTFKSSGKTKYSGFKASYKTKMSTGAILKIVGYCVGGLALTIALIGGCFKCYLIHKASKAVLEELRDDGDEDSPLQEQATKL, encoded by the exons ATGGCACGAACCATTTGTCTTTCCAACTGGAATCTCCAGTTCTTCCaagtaaatg TTCGCTCTTGTTCCTCTAGAAACTCTTATGAAGAAAACATGGGTATTTTACTCAAAGATTCCTCTGGTACCATCACTACCCCAGGATTTCCACAGGGCTATAACTATAGCCTGATCGGTGAATGTTCATGGAAGATTCTTGCACCTGCGGGAAATGTGGTACGAGTTGATTTTATCTCCTTTAGCTTGGCCGACAGTGATTATGTTACAATTGCGGATGCTCTACCTGGGTGGAATTTAGATCAGTCGATCAGACGTTCAGGTCAAAAAGCTTCGTTTACAGTTTTCTCCATGGGTAACGAACTGAGCATCAATGTCTTTAGTCTTTATGGTACAAGTGGCCCAGGATTTGTTGCAAATTTTACATCAGTTCCTACAG TTATATCAGGAACTTGCGACCCAAAACAAGACAGCATTGTTCAAGTGGATGGTGACGGACTGACTTTCTCGACCCCTGGCTTCCCCTCATTTCCAGGAAAGGGTACCTGCACTTGGAATATCACAGTACCAATCGGGCAGTTTATCAAGTTaacattttggaaaaattatgGAGAATGTAAAGAGAATTATGTAAACGTTTTCGATGCGACAAATTCTACTCGCATATCACTTGGAAAATTCTGCAACAAATACTTCGAGGAAGTTGTGTTCTCCAAGGGGGACAGTTTGCTTGTTGAGTATAATTCTCGGCGCAAGGCCTATTACAATGGATTCTTAGCTACGTATGAAACTATCAAGGAGCGACCTGCAGACTATTCTTGTTTAGGAGAAAAACGTTTTCTGGAAGACGATCAGGGAGAATTTGCCAGCTTTTCATATCCTCTCCATTACCCTAATAACGCCAAGTGTTCCTGGTATATTAATCGCCCGGTTGGATTTATCATTCAGTtaacatttcattcatttaatcTACAACAATCCAAAAACTGTGAAGGCGACTATGTAGAAATTAGGCAGAGCAAAGACAAATATGAATGGCGTTCGGAGTTAATTGGCAGATTCTGTGGTTCTTCCCTTCCTCCAGTTATTGTGTCCAATCAATCAAATGTGTTCGTAAAATTTGTTGCTGACATGTCTAAAATGTATCCAGGATTCCATGCAAGCTACAAGGTCCTCGCTAACC CGGCCATGGGAGCGTGCAAAAATCCAGGTCAAAACAACATCATACCCCTGACGAGTTCATCAGGAAGCCTCTTCTCGCCGCTCTACCCGGAGGACTACCCGACTAAGATCATGTGTACTTGGGTGATAACAGTACCCGAGGGATACCTTGTGAGATTGAGAATCAAGGCATTTCGCCTGGGTTACAGTTGTGGCAGTTCTTCTCTTAAGATCTTTGATGGTAAAAGTTCATCAAGCAACTTATTGAAGAAGTTTTGTGGGAAAGACTACAACTTAAATGTTTTCTCCAGTGGCCGTCACCTTTTGGTTCAATATGATTCACGCCAGGAGTATTTGGTTGGCGACGTTTTTTTCGATGCTGTGTTTGAGGCTGTTGATCGTG tacCAGCTTCTATTTCCTGTACTGAACGCTTCGACATTACCAGGTTAGAGACGAAAACTGGGGAACTTGCAAGCTACAACTATCCTCTACCTTACGATGACGATGTCAAGTGCATCTGGCTCATCATTGTGGATTCTAATTACGAAATAACACTATCCTTTGATTACTTCAATCTGTCTCGATCCAGTGACTGTTCTGATGATTATGTAGAAGTCCGTGATGGCCAGTTTGATTCGAGTGAACTAGTTGGAAAGTTTTGTGGAGCATATATACCTGAATCGATAACATCAGATTCCTGGGATATGCGTTTGACATTCAAATCCAGTGGAAAGACAAAGTATTCTGGATTTAAAGCCAGCTACAAGACGAAAA TGTCCACAGGAGCCATTTTGAAAATTGTCGGATATTGTGTTGGTGGACTTGCTTTAACAATTGCTTTGATTGGAGGCTGTTTCAAGTGTTACCTTATACATAAAGcaagtaaagctgttttggAAGAACTGCGAGACGACGGAGATGAGGATTCCCCCCTACAAGAGCAAGCTACTAAACTCTAG